A window of the Nyctibius grandis isolate bNycGra1 chromosome 9, bNycGra1.pri, whole genome shotgun sequence genome harbors these coding sequences:
- the CNOT9 gene encoding CCR4-NOT transcription complex subunit 9 — MHSLATAAPVPTALAQVDREKIYQWINELSSPETRENALLELSKKRESVPDLAPMLWHSFGTIAALLQEIVNIYPSINPPTLTAHQSNRVCNALALLQCVASHPETRSAFLAAHIPLFLYPFLHTVSKTRPFEYLRLTSLGVIGALVKTDEQEVINFLLTTEIIPLCLRIMESGSELSKTVATFILQKILLDDTGLAYICQTYERFSHVAMILGKMVLQLSKEPSARLLKHVVRCYLRLSDNPRAREALRQCLPDQLKDTTFAQVLKDDTTTKRWLAQLVKNLQEGQVTDPRGIPLPPQ, encoded by the exons ATGCACAGCTTGGCCACAGCCGCG CCTGTGCCAACAGCGCTGGCTCAGGTTGACCGTGAGAAGATCTACCAGTGGATCAATGAGCTGTCCAGCCCCGAGACACGGGAGAACGCGCTGCTGGAGCTGAGCAAGAAGCGTGAGTCTGTGCCTGACCTTGCCCCGATGCTGTGGCACTCGTTTGGCACGATCGCAGCGCTCCTTCAG gaaattgtaaatatttatcCATCAATCAACCCCCCGACTTTGACAGCCCATCAGTCCAACAGAGTTTGCAATGCTTTAGCTCTACTACAATGTGTTGCGTCGCATCCTGAAACGAG GTCAGCTTTTCTGGCAGCTCATATCCCTCTCTTCCTGTACCCCTTCTTGCACACAGTTAGCAAGACACGTCCGTTTGAGTACCTGCGGCTCACGAGCCTTGGAGTGATTG gGGCCTTAGTGAAAACTGACGAACAGGAAGTGATAAATTTCTTATTGACAACAGAAATTATACCCCTCTGCTTACGCATTATGGAGTCTGGCAGTGAACTCTCCAAAACG GTTGCTACATTTATTCTTCAGAAAATCCTCCTGGATGACACAGGGCTGGCATATATCTGTCAGACTTATGAGCGGTTTTCCCATGTTGCCATGATACTG GGTAAAATGGTCCTGCAGCTCTCCAAGGAGCCATCGGCACGGCTACTGAAACATGTCGTCCGCTGCTACCTTCGCCTTTCTGATAACCCCAG GGCACGTGAAGCTCTCAGGCAGTGCCTTCCTGACCAGCTGAAGGACACCACCTTTGCCCAGGTCCTGAAGGATGACACCACCACAAAGCGCTGGCTGGCTCAGCTTGTCAAGAACCTGCAAGAGGGTCAAGTCACTGACCCACGAGGCATCCCTCTTCCTCCGCAGTGA